One window of Watersipora subatra chromosome 3, tzWatSuba1.1, whole genome shotgun sequence genomic DNA carries:
- the LOC137391006 gene encoding uncharacterized protein isoform X4, protein MATKERRMICCKRVKLQRFRLDAKFSTQNHANCGYLRTRIYQSIMFLTKNCVKLKANSPLSAIQNRSWNWPWKVWCGRYLHSSLSSGSQRRAEPSFRLQKPARWEYYSVSQKC, encoded by the exons ATGGCAACCAAAGAAAGACGAATGATATGTTGCAAGCGGGTCAAGCTGCAGCGCTTCAG aCTGGATGCCAAGTTTTCTACACAAAACCATGCTAATTGTGGATACCTGCGCACCCGTATCTATCAGAGCATCATGTTCTTGACCAAGAATTGTG TGAAACTTAAGGCTAACTCACCACTTTCTGCCATCCAGAACCGATCTTGGAACTGGCCGTGGAAAGTCTGGTGTGGCAGGTACTTGCACTCCTCCCTCTCGTCTGGTTCCCAGAGAAGAGCAGAGCCATCCTTCAGGTTGCAGAAGCCAGCAAG
- the LOC137391006 gene encoding uncharacterized protein isoform X6: MATKERRMICCKRVKLQRFRLDAKFSTQNHANCGYLRTRIYQSIMFLTKNCEPILELAVESLVWQVLALLPLVWFPEKSRAILQVAEASKRTDKDKQADADR, translated from the exons ATGGCAACCAAAGAAAGACGAATGATATGTTGCAAGCGGGTCAAGCTGCAGCGCTTCAG aCTGGATGCCAAGTTTTCTACACAAAACCATGCTAATTGTGGATACCTGCGCACCCGTATCTATCAGAGCATCATGTTCTTGACCAAGAATTGTG AACCGATCTTGGAACTGGCCGTGGAAAGTCTGGTGTGGCAGGTACTTGCACTCCTCCCTCTCGTCTGGTTCCCAGAGAAGAGCAGAGCCATCCTTCAGGTTGCAGAAGCCAGCAAG CGCACAGACAAAGATAAGCAAGCGGATGCGGACAGATAA
- the LOC137391006 gene encoding uncharacterized protein isoform X3, giving the protein MATKERRMICCKRVKLQRFRLDAKFSTQNHANCGYLRTRIYQSIMFLTKNCVKLKANSPLSAIQNRSWNWPWKVWCGRYLHSSLSSGSQRRAEPSFRLQKPASAQTKISKRMRTDN; this is encoded by the exons ATGGCAACCAAAGAAAGACGAATGATATGTTGCAAGCGGGTCAAGCTGCAGCGCTTCAG aCTGGATGCCAAGTTTTCTACACAAAACCATGCTAATTGTGGATACCTGCGCACCCGTATCTATCAGAGCATCATGTTCTTGACCAAGAATTGTG TGAAACTTAAGGCTAACTCACCACTTTCTGCCATCCAGAACCGATCTTGGAACTGGCCGTGGAAAGTCTGGTGTGGCAGGTACTTGCACTCCTCCCTCTCGTCTGGTTCCCAGAGAAGAGCAGAGCCATCCTTCAGGTTGCAGAAGCCAGCAAG CGCACAGACAAAGATAAGCAAGCGGATGCGGACAGATAATTAG